The genomic DNA AGACCAGAATTTTCTCATCCCGTCCGGGGGCGATTCGCTGTTTTCGAAGTTTGTACAGCTCTTTCTTTGCAGATGTGATGGTCTCCTCGATTTCTTCGAGACCGACCTCCAATTCGGTTGCGACCTGTTCCAGTGACTTTGGGCGATTCAGGATGTTCTGACCTTCCCAATTCCCCGATCGGCTGACGTCGTAAACGGCATTGAAGATACGTGCTCGTTCTTCCCCGAGTGCATCGACAAGTTCCGCCTGATCCCAAACGAAAAATTTTCCTTCGACACCTTCTGAGTCTGCGTCTTGAGTGCTGTAGAATGCCCCATTCTCCGACGTCATCTCTTCAAGAACATAGTCGAGAGTCTCTACGACTGCTCTGTGGAATTCGTTTTCGCCTGTAAATTGCCAAGCTTCCAGGTATGCGGGGACGAGCAGAGCGTTGTCGTACAACATCTTTTCAAAGTGCGGGACTAACCAATGTGCATCGGTTGAATACCGGTGAAACCCTCCACCGATCTGGTCATAAATCCCGCCATGAAGCATCTTTTTCAGTGTGAGAGAAACGACATCGATCGCTTCCTGAGAGTCGAAGCGTTTTCCCAGCCGCAGCAATGCACGCAAGTCCATAGGATGCGGGAACTTCGGAGCTCCCCCCAGTCCCCCATGCTTCATGTCCGCGACAGCGATGATAGACTTCATCGCGGATTGCAACGTCTCGACATTGAGTTGAGCTGAGTCAAAAACTGGGGCCGCCATTCCTTGGATCGCCTCGACGAGCTGATCGGCGCTCGTGACAACTTCATCACGTTTGTTCTGCCAGTAGTCTGTCAGCTTCAGTAAAATGTCCTGAAATCCAGGCATCCCCATTCGCGACGTCGGCGGCCAATAGGTTCCACCGTAAAACGGCTTTCCGTCAGCTGTCATGAAAACAGACATCGGCCAGCCGCCCCGTTTCGTGATCAATTGCACAGCCGACATATAAATTTGATCGACGTCAGGGCGTTCTTCGCGGTCGACTTTGATTGAAATGTAGTTTTCGTTGAGAAGTTGTGCGATCGCCTCACTTTCAAAGCTTTCATGTTCCATAACATGACACCAGTGACAGGCGCTGTAGCCCACCGACAGGAAGATCGGTTTGTCCTCAACACGAGCTTTTTCGAATGCTTCCTCTCCCCAGGGATGCCAGTCTACCGGGTTGTATGCATGCTGGAGGAGGTATGGACTGGTCTCGTCGATCAGTCGATTTGGTGTCCGTTCGTGGGATTCTGTATCTGTCATGTCAGCCAGGGAGATGCGAGGTCAATATTGCTTTCACGCTGTTGCGACACGTTTCTCGGAACGTGTGTCCAGTTCTCTCTCGAA from Thalassoglobus polymorphus includes the following:
- a CDS encoding thioredoxin domain-containing protein; translated protein: MTDTESHERTPNRLIDETSPYLLQHAYNPVDWHPWGEEAFEKARVEDKPIFLSVGYSACHWCHVMEHESFESEAIAQLLNENYISIKVDREERPDVDQIYMSAVQLITKRGGWPMSVFMTADGKPFYGGTYWPPTSRMGMPGFQDILLKLTDYWQNKRDEVVTSADQLVEAIQGMAAPVFDSAQLNVETLQSAMKSIIAVADMKHGGLGGAPKFPHPMDLRALLRLGKRFDSQEAIDVVSLTLKKMLHGGIYDQIGGGFHRYSTDAHWLVPHFEKMLYDNALLVPAYLEAWQFTGENEFHRAVVETLDYVLEEMTSENGAFYSTQDADSEGVEGKFFVWDQAELVDALGEERARIFNAVYDVSRSGNWEGQNILNRPKSLEQVATELEVGLEEIEETITSAKKELYKLRKQRIAPGRDEKILVSWNGMMIAAMAQAAFVLDDEKYLNAARNAANFILSKIHDANGNLVHSYKDGRARFQAYLDDYASFIEGLLELFHASGEEQWLEQAVKYSEKMIETFWDEEHGGFYYTANDHESLIARTKDYQDNAVPSGNGVAATVLAKLGRLCERSELETLAVRTIDSFSGLIQEHPRACGQGLIAVDFLLGPSREVVVIQGENSQASEEMLTHLRRTFLPNGLIAISQENQPGELTRSMFEGKDLDVSRVYLCDRGTCHVPAESVEQLKTQLCALDSEEC